CGGCCAGGAAGCGCGCCTGGCGCGCCCGTTCGGCGGCGTCGGCGCCCGGCGCGTCGAACTTCCGGCGCCAGACCTCGCGGGCGCGCTGCAGCTCGGTCGCCTTCAGGTCGGCCATCGTGGCGGCGACGCTGTCGGCGTCCAGCCCCTTGGCCAGCAGCTCCTGCCGGATGCGCAGCGCGCCGAGCTTGGCGGCGCGGCGATGCACCACCGACTCGGCCACGCGCTGGTGGTCGATGAAGCCCCGGGCCTGCAGTTCGTCCAGGGTGCGCTCGAGCTGGCCGGGCTCCTGCTCGTGGGCAGCGAGCTTGCGCTCCAGTTCCGGCCGGGAGTGTTCGCGCTGGCTCAGCAGCTGCAGGGCTCGGCCCTTCAGGGACAGCGGCTGCCGGGCCACGAGCCTCACTTGCCAGCTTCTTCGCCAGCGTCGGCCGGCAGCAGCGGAATGCCCAGCGACTCGCGCACCTTGTTCTCGATTTCCCTGGCCAGTTCCGGGTTCTCGCGCAGGAACTCGCGGGCGTTGTCGCGGCCCTGGCCGATCTTCTCGCCGTTGTAGGCGTACCAGGCGCCGGACTTCTCCAGGATGCGGGCGTTGACGCCCATGTCGATGATTTCGCCGTGGCGGCTGATGCCCTCGCCGAACAGGATGTCGAACTCCGCGGTCTTGAAGGGAGGCGAGACCTTGTTCTTCACCACCTTGACCTTGGTCTCGTTGCCGATGGCTTCCTCGCCCTTCTTGATGGTGCCGGTGCGGCGGATGTCCAGCCGCACCGAAGCGTAGAACTTCAGCGCGTTGCCGCCGGTGGTGGTCTCGGGGCTGCCGAACATCACGCCGATCTTCATGCGGATCTGGTTGATGAAGATGACCATGCAGTTGGTCTTCTTGATCGTGGCGGTGAGCTTGCGCAGCGCCTGGCTCATCAGGCGCGCCTGCAGGCCGGGCAGCGAGTCGCCCATCTCGCCTTCGATCTCGGCCTTGGGGGTGAGCGCGGCGACCGAGTCGACCACGATCAGGTCCACCGCGCCGGAGCGCACCAGGCTGTCGACGATCTCCAGCGCCTGCTCGCCGGTGTCGGGCTGCGAGATCAGCAGGTCGGGCAGGTTCACGCCGAGCTTTTGCGCGTACTGCACGTCCAGCGCGTGCTCGGCATCGACAAAAGCGCAGGTGCCGGCCTGGCGCTGCATCTCGGCGATGACCTGCAGCGTCAGCGTGGTCTTGCCCGAGGATTCCGGCCCGTAGATCTCGATCACCCGGCCGCGCGGCAGGCCGCCCACGCCGAGGGCGATGTCCAGCCCGAGCGAGCCGGTGGAGACCACCTGGATGTCCTCGATCTTCTCGCCTTCGCCCAGGCGCATGATCGTGCCCTTGCCGAACTGCTTCTCGATCTGCGCCAGCGCGGCCTGCAGGGCCTTGGCTTTTTCGCTGTCGGCGGCGGCGATGCGGCTTCCCTTGACTTGAGCATCCATCGGCGATTTCTCCTTTTGATCCGGTTGAAGTTGGTGTCTCATCCAGTGGCTTTTTCTACAGGCTGGATGCTTGACCAGCACTCTAACGGCCGGGGTCGCCGGAAGTAAACAAGATTTTTGGTCAGTTTGCCTTACCATCTGCGGATGACCCCTGCGAACGCCGACGACAGCTGGCGGCTGACCCACCTGGGCCGCCTGCTCGGCCACGCCATGCGACGCTTCGACGAGCGGGTGCTGGCGCTGATGGCGGACAACGTCGAAGTGCCGCTGGCGCTGTCCAACCTGGCGGCACGCGCCCAGGTGAGCGCCGCGCACGTGCACATCACCCGCCATGTGGCGCTGGAAGGCTCGCGCCTGACCGACCTGGCGCAGCGCGCCGGCATGAGCAAGCAGGCCATGGGCGACCTGGTCGACCAGTGCGAGGCCTGGGGCCTGGTGCGGCGCGAGCAGGACCCGGCCGATGCCCGCGGCCGCATCGTGCGCTTCACGCCCACCGGGCTGGCCTGGCTGCAGGCCTTCAGGGACGCGGTGGCGCAGGCCGAGGCGGAGTTCCGGCAGGAGGTGGGCGCGGAGGTGGCGACCGTGGTGGCCATCGGCCTGGAGGCCTATGCCGGCGCGTGGGGCGCGGGTGCGGCGACACGCTGAGCCGGCTCATTTCGACAACCTCCGCCCTTGCGGGCTGCGGTGCCGTGAGCCTTCGGAGCGGCCGTTCGGCTCATGCGCAGAGCCGACGCCTACAATGAATTCACAACGAGGAGACAACAGCCATGCGCATACTGATTGCCGAAGACGACCAGGTGCTTGCGGACGGCCTGCTGCGCTCGCTGCGCGCCTCCGGCGCCGCCGTGGACCATGTGGCCAGCGGCACCGAAGCCGACGCCGCGCTCATGACCAACAACGAGTTCGACCTGCTGATCCTCGACCTCGGACTGCCCAAGATGCACGGCCTGGAGGTGCTCAAGAAGCTGCGCGGCCGCGGCGCCACCATGCCGGTGCTGATCCTCACCGCCGCCGACGCCGTCGAGGAGCGGGTCAAGGGCCTGGACTACGGCGCCGACGACTACATGGCCAAGCCCTTCAGCCTGCAGGAACTGGAAGCGCGGGTGCGCGCGCTGACGCGCCGCGGCATGGGCGGCGCCAGCAGCACGATCAAGCACGGGCCGCTGGTGTACGACCAGGCCGGCCGGGTGGCCACCATAGACGGCAAGATGGTGGAGCTGTCGGCGCGCGAACTCGGCCTGCTGGAGGTGCTGCTGCAGCGGGCCGGCCGGCTGGTGAGCAAGGACCAGCTGGTGGAACGGCTGTGCGAGTGGGGCGAGGAAGTGAGCAACAACGCGATCGAGGTGTACATCCACCGCCTGCGCAAGAAGATCGAGAAGGGGCCGATCCGCATCGCCACCGTGCGCGGCCTGGGCTACTGCCTGGAGAAGATCCAGCAATGACCGGGGCCACGGGGCCCTGGCGCCGCGCGCGGATGACACCTCGAGCCAGTCATTCGACATGAAGATCTTCCAGCGCGAGCAGCGGTCACTCTTCGGCGAGATCCTCGACTGGATGCTGACGCCGCTGCTGCTGCTGTGGCCGGTGAGCCTGGCGCTGACCTGGCTGGTGGCGCAGAGCATCGCCGGCAAGCCTTTCGACCGCGCGCTCGAGTACAACGTGCAGACGCTGGCGCAGCTGGTGACGGTGCAGAACCAGCGCGTGGTCTTCAACCTGCCACAGCCGGCGCGCGAGCTGCTGCGCGCCGACGACTCCGACCTCGTGTACTACCAGGTGCTGGGGCCGCGCGGCGAATTCCTCTCGGGCGAGCGCGACTTCCCGCGCCCGCCCGACGAGGAGACGTCGCAGCCGGGCGAGGTGCACCTGCGCAACGACGAGATGCGGGGCCTGGACGTGCGTGTGGCCTACATCTGGGTCAAGCCCGAGGGGGCCGGGCCGCAGCCCTCGCTGGTGCAGGTGGCGGAAACGCGCGAGAAGCGCTCGGTGCTGGCCACCGAGATCATCAAGGGCGTGATGCTGCCGCAGTTCGTGATCCTGCCGCTGGCGGTGCTGCTGGTGTGGCTGGCCCTGGTGCGCGGCATCAAGCCGCTGTCGCAGCTGGAAGAGCGCATCCGCGCGCGCAAGCCCGACGACCTCAGCCCGCTGGACGACAAGGCGGTGCCGCTGGAAGTGGCGCCGCTGGTGTCCTCGGTGAACGACCTGCTGACGCGGCTGAAGGATTCGATCGCGACGCAAAAGCGCTTCCTGGCCGACGCCGCGCACCAGCTCAAGACGCCGCTGGCCGGGCTGCGCATGCAGGCCGACCTGGCGCAGCGCGAAGCTTCCAACGCCGAAGAACTCAAGCTGTCGCTCAAGCAGATCGGCCGCTCCAGCATGCGCGCCACCCACACCGTGAACCAACTGCTGGCGCTGGCACGCGCCGAAAGCAGCGGCCAGGCGATCGCGTTCCAGCCCTGCGACCTGGCGCGCATCGTGACCGACGCCGTGCAGGACTCACTGCAGCGCGCGCTCGCGCGTCACATCGACCTGGGCTACGACGGGCCGACGCCCGGCGGCGGCGCGCGCCTGCAGGGCAACCCCACCCTGCTCAAGGAGCTGGTGGCCAACCTGGTGGACAACGCCATCAACTACACGCCTTCCAGCGCCGACAACCCGGGCGTGGTCACGGCCCGCGTGTTCGCCGACCCCTTCGGCGGGGCGCTGGTGCTGCAGGTGGAGGATTCGGGGCCGGGCATCTCGCCGGCCGAACGCGAACTGGTGTTCCAGCCCTTCTACCGCACGCTGGGCACCAACGTCGACGGCTCCGGGCTCGGGCTGCCGATCGTGCTGGAGATCGCCCGCCAGCACGGCGCCGAGATCGTGCTGGATGACGCCCGTCCGGGCCAGCTGCCGCCCGGCACCCGCGTGACCGTGCGCTTTCTCCTGAGCGAGCGCAACGCCGCGCCCGCTGCAGCGACGGCCCAGGCGGCGTCCTAGGAGTCAGGCCGCCGGCGGCTGGTAGACGTTCAGCTGCAGGCGCTCGCGCGCCATCGCCCGCGCCACCGGCGGCAGCTCGGCCAGGCGCTGCACATGCGCCCACAGCGCGGGAAAGCCGGCCGGGTCGTGGCCGGCGAAGCCGCCCCAGCGCAGCAGGGTGAGCGCGTAGGCGTCGATGGGGCCGAAGTTGGCGCCGCCCAGGAAGGCGCGGCCTTGCTGCGCCGCCTGCTGCGCCATCGCCTCGATCTCTTCCAGCATCGGCCGGTACAGCGCCGCGTTGTAGCGCTTGATGGCGGCCTGCGCCGCCGCGTCGTCGCTGAAGCGGTAAGGCATGAACACGTGCGTGAAGGTCGGATGCACGGTGTTGTTCATCCAGGCCAGCGTCTCGAGCGCGCGCGTGCGGGCCAGCGCTGCGCGCGGCAGGAAGTTGCACTGCGGGAACTTGTCGTCCAGGTAGCTGACGATCGCCAGGATCTGCGTGATCACCTCGTCGCCGTCCACCAGCACCGGCACCTGGCCGCGCGGGTTGAGCGTGCGGTATTCGGGGCCCAGGTTTTCCTGCTTGTGCAGCTTGACCAGCACGGCTTCGAAGGGCGCGCCCGCGGCTTCCAGCATGGTGTGCGGCACGAACGAGCAGGCGCCGGGGCCGAAATAGAGCTTGAGGGTCATCGTCTGCTCAATGGCGAGTCAAAAGTCAGCGGCAGGCCCGCAGCGGCTTGCCGTTCAGGGCGGGCACCAGGTTCTCCAGCCGCGGGCGCAGCGCCTCGTCCACCGCCGGCAGCCTGAGCGACTGGCCGCGCGCTTCGGCGCGCTCCTGCACCACCCGGGCGGTGCGCACGCCCTTTTGCGCCAGCGCCTCGAACTGCTGGTTGGCCGCCGTCTCGCTGGGATAGCCGCCCAGCGACAGGCCGGGCTCCAGCGTGGCGTTGGCCAAGGGCTCGAAGGCCACGCCGAGATAGCGCAGCTCCGCCTTCTTGCGCTCGACGGTCGCGCCATCGGGGTACTTGCCCATGTAGACGATCCAGCGCGCAGGCTCGACCGCCGGCTCCAGGCTCCAGCTGCCGGCCGGCCAAGCGTCGACCACCTGCTTGATGCCGGCGGCCTCGACCTCGGTCAGCAGGCTGGCCTGCAGGCATTCGGCCGGACGCGCCGCGCCGGC
Above is a window of Ramlibacter tataouinensis DNA encoding:
- the recX gene encoding recombination regulator RecX, with translation MARQPLSLKGRALQLLSQREHSRPELERKLAAHEQEPGQLERTLDELQARGFIDHQRVAESVVHRRAAKLGALRIRQELLAKGLDADSVAATMADLKATELQRAREVWRRKFDAPGADAAERARQARFLAARGFSADTVRKVLGGDQDEA
- the recA gene encoding recombinase RecA, with amino-acid sequence MDAQVKGSRIAAADSEKAKALQAALAQIEKQFGKGTIMRLGEGEKIEDIQVVSTGSLGLDIALGVGGLPRGRVIEIYGPESSGKTTLTLQVIAEMQRQAGTCAFVDAEHALDVQYAQKLGVNLPDLLISQPDTGEQALEIVDSLVRSGAVDLIVVDSVAALTPKAEIEGEMGDSLPGLQARLMSQALRKLTATIKKTNCMVIFINQIRMKIGVMFGSPETTTGGNALKFYASVRLDIRRTGTIKKGEEAIGNETKVKVVKNKVSPPFKTAEFDILFGEGISRHGEIIDMGVNARILEKSGAWYAYNGEKIGQGRDNAREFLRENPELAREIENKVRESLGIPLLPADAGEEAGK
- a CDS encoding MarR family winged helix-turn-helix transcriptional regulator; translation: MTPANADDSWRLTHLGRLLGHAMRRFDERVLALMADNVEVPLALSNLAARAQVSAAHVHITRHVALEGSRLTDLAQRAGMSKQAMGDLVDQCEAWGLVRREQDPADARGRIVRFTPTGLAWLQAFRDAVAQAEAEFRQEVGAEVATVVAIGLEAYAGAWGAGAATR
- a CDS encoding response regulator transcription factor, coding for MRILIAEDDQVLADGLLRSLRASGAAVDHVASGTEADAALMTNNEFDLLILDLGLPKMHGLEVLKKLRGRGATMPVLILTAADAVEERVKGLDYGADDYMAKPFSLQELEARVRALTRRGMGGASSTIKHGPLVYDQAGRVATIDGKMVELSARELGLLEVLLQRAGRLVSKDQLVERLCEWGEEVSNNAIEVYIHRLRKKIEKGPIRIATVRGLGYCLEKIQQ
- a CDS encoding sensor histidine kinase gives rise to the protein MKIFQREQRSLFGEILDWMLTPLLLLWPVSLALTWLVAQSIAGKPFDRALEYNVQTLAQLVTVQNQRVVFNLPQPARELLRADDSDLVYYQVLGPRGEFLSGERDFPRPPDEETSQPGEVHLRNDEMRGLDVRVAYIWVKPEGAGPQPSLVQVAETREKRSVLATEIIKGVMLPQFVILPLAVLLVWLALVRGIKPLSQLEERIRARKPDDLSPLDDKAVPLEVAPLVSSVNDLLTRLKDSIATQKRFLADAAHQLKTPLAGLRMQADLAQREASNAEELKLSLKQIGRSSMRATHTVNQLLALARAESSGQAIAFQPCDLARIVTDAVQDSLQRALARHIDLGYDGPTPGGGARLQGNPTLLKELVANLVDNAINYTPSSADNPGVVTARVFADPFGGALVLQVEDSGPGISPAERELVFQPFYRTLGTNVDGSGLGLPIVLEIARQHGAEIVLDDARPGQLPPGTRVTVRFLLSERNAAPAAATAQAAS
- a CDS encoding glutathione S-transferase family protein; its protein translation is MTLKLYFGPGACSFVPHTMLEAAGAPFEAVLVKLHKQENLGPEYRTLNPRGQVPVLVDGDEVITQILAIVSYLDDKFPQCNFLPRAALARTRALETLAWMNNTVHPTFTHVFMPYRFSDDAAAQAAIKRYNAALYRPMLEEIEAMAQQAAQQGRAFLGGANFGPIDAYALTLLRWGGFAGHDPAGFPALWAHVQRLAELPPVARAMARERLQLNVYQPPAA